A window of the Mesotoga prima MesG1.Ag.4.2 genome harbors these coding sequences:
- a CDS encoding TetR/AcrR family transcriptional regulator, with the protein MRGQETRERIMEAAIQVIAEETIEGLSTRKVSGIAEVNLAAIHYHHRSKEGMLIDLSRHILNNYVLPRIEPLIDQGKQPVEITRDLYAELLKLYSERPDIMVSLVYLWLHGMKNKRVREILINARADFYDRLERALGSSMSMRRASKVSHRLLSYIAGKIMEMAVDGEMPDEKEVDEIAKLLS; encoded by the coding sequence GTGCGCGGTCAAGAAACAAGAGAGAGAATAATGGAGGCTGCTATACAGGTCATCGCTGAAGAAACGATCGAAGGCCTGAGCACACGTAAGGTTTCAGGGATAGCAGAAGTGAACCTTGCGGCTATTCACTATCACCACCGTTCGAAAGAGGGAATGCTAATCGATCTATCAAGGCATATTCTCAACAACTACGTCCTGCCGAGAATCGAACCACTCATCGACCAAGGCAAACAGCCTGTAGAGATTACAAGAGATCTTTACGCAGAACTGTTGAAGCTCTATTCTGAAAGGCCAGATATAATGGTTTCTCTTGTATATCTCTGGCTTCACGGAATGAAGAACAAAAGAGTGAGGGAGATCCTTATCAATGCGAGGGCCGACTTCTACGATAGATTAGAGAGAGCGCTAGGATCTTCAATGTCAATGAGACGTGCTTCCAAAGTGTCTCATCGTCTTCTATCTTACATAGCAGGCAAAATCATGGAAATGGCAGTTGATGGTGAGATGCCTGACGAAAAGGAAGTAGACGAAATAGCCAAACTTCTTTCATAG
- a CDS encoding AI-2E family transporter yields the protein MKKTKFWVLGYFIAVFMTLFLFPTTSRVLGLAFIFSLIINTPAQFVSRKIPRGALSIVTGIALLSFMFFLIYRVVPITISGVKGLSLELDSLFNGGTFDKWLEKLPPFISEAIVDIVESASQWLSDAAIMIGQYVASNITSWITGVVLLIIAGFVVARKTNMIQKSVPVLFPGCDQDKVSSFFHSLYKDFQTYIGGQLIIALVVGTIIAIGSAILGIPNAIFLGLLAGITNFVPYLGVVVTSIPMIVLSFVSKGLWGVVGAIVLLVIANQMEIWFLSPKILSNRVKINWFIVLVSIIGFGELLGVFGVVFAVPILIFIKRYWMDFILSERSGSNWESTIETGIKKAKIRKEHHPEEPTGSQED from the coding sequence ATGAAGAAAACAAAGTTCTGGGTTCTTGGATATTTCATAGCAGTGTTCATGACACTCTTTCTCTTTCCTACGACCTCAAGGGTTCTCGGACTGGCCTTTATATTTTCGCTAATTATCAACACACCGGCTCAATTTGTCAGTAGAAAGATCCCTAGGGGAGCCCTAAGCATAGTAACCGGCATAGCTCTTCTATCGTTTATGTTCTTCCTTATCTACAGAGTAGTCCCAATAACCATCAGTGGTGTGAAAGGCCTTTCGTTGGAGCTGGATTCTCTTTTCAATGGCGGTACATTCGACAAGTGGCTGGAGAAGCTTCCCCCATTCATTTCTGAAGCGATAGTCGACATAGTCGAGAGCGCATCCCAGTGGTTGAGTGATGCAGCAATCATGATTGGGCAATACGTTGCCTCAAACATCACTTCATGGATTACAGGTGTTGTCTTGCTGATTATTGCGGGTTTTGTGGTCGCAAGAAAGACCAATATGATCCAGAAAAGCGTGCCCGTGCTCTTTCCCGGTTGTGATCAGGACAAGGTGAGCAGCTTTTTTCATTCATTGTACAAGGATTTTCAGACCTACATTGGCGGCCAGCTGATAATTGCTCTTGTTGTTGGAACAATAATCGCTATCGGATCGGCCATTCTCGGTATCCCGAATGCGATATTCCTCGGTTTGCTGGCGGGAATCACTAATTTTGTCCCGTATCTTGGCGTGGTTGTTACATCGATTCCGATGATCGTGCTTTCTTTCGTAAGCAAAGGGCTTTGGGGGGTTGTTGGAGCCATCGTCTTGCTGGTCATCGCCAACCAGATGGAGATCTGGTTCCTGTCGCCAAAAATTCTCTCGAACAGAGTTAAGATTAACTGGTTCATCGTGCTGGTATCGATAATAGGGTTTGGCGAACTGCTGGGCGTCTTTGGCGTTGTTTTTGCAGTTCCAATCCTGATATTCATAAAGAGGTACTGGATGGATTTCATTCTCAGTGAAAGGAGTGGTAGTAATTGGGAATCTACGATAGAGACTGGTATAAAGAAAGCCAAAATCAGGAAAGAACACCACCCCGAGGAACCGACAGGTTCTCAAGAGGATTGA
- the epsC gene encoding serine O-acetyltransferase EpsC, whose product MKAFENIRQTGIDISDDLKAYLEKDPTVSRKWHVFLFSAGFHGLLLYRISNLLWNGGLGLFARILHYFSRVAYSMDIHPAARIEGGVVIDHGSGVVIGSTASVGKGTLIYHGVTLGSKNVMTGKRHPDVGRNVVLGAGAKILGPIYVCDNARVGANSVVLEHVPHGSLAAGIPARIHVPTVERRRNQDEPV is encoded by the coding sequence ATGAAGGCATTCGAAAATATAAGACAGACTGGAATCGACATTTCAGATGATCTAAAGGCTTATCTAGAAAAAGATCCGACAGTTTCCAGAAAGTGGCATGTCTTTCTCTTTTCTGCCGGGTTCCATGGTTTACTGCTGTACAGGATCTCCAACCTTCTATGGAATGGAGGCCTCGGTCTTTTCGCGAGAATTCTACATTATTTCTCAAGAGTTGCTTATTCTATGGACATTCACCCCGCCGCAAGAATTGAAGGAGGAGTCGTCATTGACCACGGCTCAGGAGTAGTAATTGGTTCCACAGCATCGGTAGGCAAAGGAACACTGATTTATCACGGCGTAACCCTTGGTTCAAAAAACGTCATGACGGGAAAGCGTCATCCGGACGTTGGACGAAACGTAGTGCTAGGTGCGGGAGCCAAGATTCTTGGTCCTATATATGTATGCGATAATGCAAGAGTGGGGGCAAATAGCGTCGTGCTCGAACACGTGCCTCACGGCTCTCTTGCAGCGGGTATCCCCGCAAGAATTCATGTACCAACCGTAGAAAGGAGGAGAAATCAGGATGAACCTGTTTGA
- the cysK gene encoding cysteine synthase A, whose amino-acid sequence MNLFDAIGNTPLLELSSFGHSAKIFLKIEKNNPGGSIKDRTVLGMILDAERKGILKKGMTIVEPTSGNTGIAIAMLAAPRGYGAVLFMPESASIERVKIMEALGAEVVKTPSEKGISGSYDGAKTYLKNNTDSFMLDQFNNQSNPGYHYASTGPEIYSQVGEDTDAFICGMGTGGTVSGVGRFLKEKKPDVYIAGIEPEGSPFISKGRSGSHKIQGIGPGFKPQTLDLSLLDEVMTIEDEEALSVMKWLHKKEGLLVGISSGANVAGALQLSKKGFKRIATIAPDTYERYLSVDLN is encoded by the coding sequence ATGAACCTGTTTGATGCGATAGGCAATACACCGCTTCTGGAACTAAGTTCTTTTGGCCATTCTGCAAAGATCTTCCTGAAGATTGAAAAGAATAACCCCGGCGGCAGCATCAAGGACAGGACCGTTCTTGGAATGATTCTTGATGCTGAAAGAAAAGGAATCCTGAAAAAGGGAATGACCATTGTGGAGCCGACAAGTGGAAATACCGGCATCGCAATTGCAATGCTTGCGGCCCCAAGAGGCTACGGAGCGGTCCTCTTCATGCCGGAATCTGCAAGTATCGAACGTGTAAAGATAATGGAAGCGCTTGGTGCTGAAGTAGTGAAAACTCCCTCCGAAAAGGGGATATCGGGTTCCTATGACGGGGCAAAGACCTATCTGAAAAACAACACGGACTCCTTCATGCTCGATCAGTTCAACAACCAGTCGAATCCAGGATACCATTACGCTTCGACAGGTCCTGAGATATACTCTCAAGTTGGGGAAGATACCGACGCTTTCATATGTGGAATGGGTACCGGGGGAACCGTTTCCGGTGTCGGAAGGTTCCTCAAAGAGAAGAAGCCGGACGTGTACATCGCGGGAATAGAACCCGAAGGATCTCCCTTCATTTCAAAGGGAAGAAGCGGAAGTCATAAGATACAGGGAATCGGTCCCGGTTTCAAACCGCAAACGCTTGATCTTTCATTGCTGGACGAAGTGATGACGATTGAAGACGAAGAGGCGCTTTCAGTTATGAAATGGCTGCACAAAAAAGAAGGACTGCTCGTAGGGATTTCGTCCGGAGCCAACGTCGCCGGAGCTTTACAGCTATCAAAAAAAGGATTCAAGCGAATTGCAACAATCGCCCCGGACACCTACGAAAGATATTTAAGCGTAGATCTCAACTAG
- the argF gene encoding ornithine carbamoyltransferase yields the protein MGVNLKGKSFLTLLDFTTDEIRYLLDIARQVKVEKRAGTPTSRFAGRTLAIVFEKRSTRTRTAFETSFGEEGGHAVFLSKDDIHLGVKEDLKDTARVLGRMFDAIAFRGFKQETVEVLAQWSGVPVYNGLTDLYHPTQILADFMTIEESLGSLKGRKLVFVGDSRNNMANSLMIGSAKMGLHFVACGPERLHTDPAIVSKCKEIAKQSGATVEVTEDVDSALKDADAVYTDVWASMGEEDKLQERIALLKPYQVNAEMMKKTGKAETIFLHCLPAVKGNEVTEDVFESPASRVFEEAENRKHTIKAVMIATLL from the coding sequence ATGGGCGTAAACCTTAAAGGAAAGAGCTTTTTGACACTGCTTGATTTCACGACAGACGAGATTCGCTATCTACTGGATATTGCAAGACAGGTGAAGGTCGAAAAGAGGGCCGGTACACCGACGAGTAGATTTGCAGGGAGAACGCTTGCCATTGTATTTGAGAAGCGCTCAACAAGGACAAGAACTGCTTTCGAAACTTCCTTCGGTGAAGAGGGCGGCCATGCGGTCTTTCTCTCAAAGGACGATATTCATCTTGGAGTGAAAGAGGATTTGAAAGACACGGCAAGAGTACTAGGAAGAATGTTCGATGCGATAGCGTTCAGGGGCTTCAAGCAAGAGACTGTTGAAGTTCTGGCGCAGTGGTCTGGCGTTCCTGTCTATAACGGGCTTACCGACCTATACCATCCAACCCAAATTCTTGCGGATTTCATGACTATCGAAGAAAGCCTCGGCAGCCTGAAAGGACGAAAGCTGGTCTTTGTGGGGGATTCCAGAAACAACATGGCCAACTCCCTCATGATAGGGTCCGCGAAGATGGGGTTGCATTTCGTAGCGTGCGGTCCGGAGAGACTTCACACCGATCCGGCTATTGTCAGCAAGTGCAAAGAGATCGCAAAACAATCCGGAGCTACGGTCGAGGTCACTGAAGATGTCGACTCTGCACTAAAGGACGCCGATGCAGTCTATACAGACGTCTGGGCATCGATGGGTGAAGAGGACAAGCTTCAAGAAAGGATTGCTCTGCTTAAACCTTATCAGGTTAACGCTGAGATGATGAAAAAGACCGGAAAGGCAGAGACTATCTTCCTTCACTGTCTGCCTGCCGTGAAGGGAAATGAAGTAACCGAAGATGTCTTCGAAAGTCCTGCCTCTAGAGTCTTCGAGGAAGCCGAGAACAGAAAACATACAATAAAAGCAGTAATGATAGCCACACTGCTATAG
- the arcC gene encoding carbamate kinase, producing MKRIVVAIGGNALNKPNEKPTAEVMEKNLLSTTAYLADLVEEGYELVITHGNGPQVGNLLVQQDIAKDVFPPFPIDVNDAMTQGSIGYLITQTLNNELVKRNTRKNIACVLTQIVVDKNDKGFENPSKPVGPFYDSETAKELERTKGWTVKEDAGRGYRRVVPSPMPLDVLEIEPIREMIKDGTIVVAAGGGGIPVVRDESGQIKGVEAVIDKDRASALLAKLIEADALVILTGVDYAYINFGKDNQRELKELTVKEGRELMEAGHFAKGSMLPKIESAIEFVSLTGKEAIITSLENVDLALKGESGTRIVA from the coding sequence ATGAAGAGAATCGTAGTTGCAATAGGCGGCAACGCGCTCAACAAACCAAACGAAAAACCCACAGCAGAAGTTATGGAGAAGAACCTGCTCTCGACGACTGCCTATCTTGCAGATCTGGTAGAGGAAGGTTACGAGCTTGTAATTACTCATGGCAATGGACCGCAGGTTGGAAATCTCCTTGTTCAGCAGGATATAGCGAAGGACGTTTTCCCTCCCTTTCCGATCGACGTAAACGATGCAATGACACAGGGTTCAATTGGTTACTTGATAACCCAGACTTTGAACAATGAACTTGTCAAGAGAAACACAAGAAAGAATATCGCGTGCGTTCTGACTCAGATAGTTGTGGACAAGAACGACAAGGGTTTCGAGAATCCTTCCAAACCCGTCGGACCGTTTTATGATAGTGAGACGGCCAAAGAACTCGAGAGAACCAAAGGCTGGACCGTCAAAGAAGATGCCGGAAGAGGTTATCGACGTGTAGTGCCTTCACCTATGCCCCTTGACGTTCTTGAAATCGAACCTATTAGGGAGATGATAAAGGACGGCACCATCGTCGTGGCGGCTGGCGGCGGTGGAATACCGGTGGTCAGAGACGAATCGGGACAAATTAAAGGCGTCGAAGCCGTCATTGACAAAGACAGAGCTTCTGCCCTGCTGGCGAAGTTAATTGAAGCGGACGCACTTGTTATCCTTACAGGAGTAGACTACGCGTACATAAACTTTGGAAAAGACAACCAGAGGGAACTGAAGGAATTGACTGTAAAAGAAGGAAGAGAGTTGATGGAAGCCGGTCACTTTGCTAAGGGAAGCATGTTGCCAAAGATAGAATCCGCAATCGAATTTGTCTCTCTAACCGGAAAGGAAGCGATCATTACTTCTCTGGAAAATGTAGATCTCGCGCTCAAAGGAGAGTCGGGTACAAGAATCGTTGCATAG
- a CDS encoding capsule assembly Wzi family protein, translating into MKKFTLLLFFTLLATVFGSQGTLMFKGTDQYNLFLGRNLVDGRTLFTANTAIPEGFASVQSEQPTVKTAAGTDVFLRVTPQFMIHNFEPFKQKGWLQSVVPLYLRYRYDTLKPWLVLGFESEVSDNITGFINLDIPKDYRSYISHGDNFDSKPYMNFPVELFEGKLEALDMSWPTLGYVSYSSDNFYASLGRYKVAWGPMRNGLTISDASSYYDNVSSSYTTPLWKSGHFTYSFLVITPTSLLNDEEWVKQGKVWDLNQRRPYTEGAKTIIGHRFDVQFSTWGRFGVGELNVVGGKHPDLNDANPFIIFHNTYGEDFSNVMASLDLSLVPFKGIELYGEIAIDDVSFGSTEAGARGKPTALAYGGGFRYAVDIKGTLLLASVEFYHTDTWMYNRWQPFLTFTNRIYTKSELPGSRDFTDYPLGFKYGPDLNGFSIMANAIMTNGLSISFVYEYFKQGEVTLKTPYLNMEEPEDDPGEFTAPEDWGGPVGETVNANILKLNAMIPYRDFTFGSDFSLYFGDYFKKNGGYERPIFEIRPYMSYVF; encoded by the coding sequence ATGAAGAAGTTTACCTTGCTTCTGTTCTTTACACTGTTAGCGACAGTGTTTGGTAGTCAGGGAACCCTGATGTTCAAGGGCACAGATCAATACAACTTGTTTTTGGGCAGAAACCTGGTTGATGGGAGAACTCTCTTTACTGCAAATACTGCAATTCCAGAGGGATTTGCTTCAGTCCAGTCTGAGCAGCCTACGGTAAAGACCGCGGCTGGAACCGACGTTTTTCTCCGAGTTACTCCGCAGTTCATGATACATAACTTCGAACCCTTCAAACAAAAGGGGTGGTTGCAGTCTGTTGTTCCTCTTTATTTGAGGTATCGGTATGATACTTTGAAGCCCTGGCTTGTGCTGGGTTTTGAGAGCGAAGTGTCAGACAATATAACGGGCTTCATAAATCTTGACATTCCGAAAGACTACAGGAGCTACATCAGTCACGGCGATAACTTTGATTCGAAGCCGTATATGAACTTTCCAGTGGAGCTCTTTGAAGGGAAACTGGAGGCGCTTGACATGAGCTGGCCAACACTCGGTTACGTGTCCTACTCTAGTGATAACTTCTATGCTTCGCTGGGTAGATACAAGGTGGCCTGGGGACCTATGAGAAATGGATTGACTATAAGTGATGCATCGTCTTATTACGACAATGTCTCTTCTTCATATACTACGCCTCTCTGGAAGAGCGGCCACTTTACCTATTCTTTTCTGGTTATAACCCCGACTTCACTCCTGAACGATGAAGAGTGGGTAAAACAGGGGAAAGTGTGGGATCTGAACCAAAGAAGGCCTTACACCGAAGGAGCGAAGACGATCATTGGGCACCGCTTCGATGTTCAGTTTTCTACATGGGGGAGGTTCGGTGTAGGAGAGCTTAACGTCGTTGGAGGGAAACACCCCGATCTGAACGATGCCAATCCATTCATAATCTTCCACAATACCTACGGGGAAGATTTCTCCAACGTGATGGCCTCGCTTGACCTTTCTCTGGTTCCTTTCAAGGGTATTGAGCTGTACGGAGAAATCGCCATAGATGACGTCTCTTTCGGTTCTACTGAGGCCGGGGCGCGGGGCAAACCAACTGCCCTGGCTTATGGTGGTGGTTTTAGATACGCGGTGGATATTAAGGGAACGTTGCTTCTTGCCTCTGTAGAGTTCTATCACACTGACACGTGGATGTACAATCGCTGGCAGCCGTTTCTCACATTCACAAACAGAATCTACACTAAGTCCGAGCTTCCAGGAAGCAGGGATTTCACAGATTATCCTCTGGGATTTAAGTACGGACCTGATCTCAATGGGTTCTCGATTATGGCTAATGCAATAATGACCAATGGGCTTTCAATCTCCTTTGTATATGAATACTTCAAACAGGGAGAAGTTACTCTGAAAACCCCTTACTTGAACATGGAAGAGCCGGAAGACGACCCCGGTGAGTTTACGGCTCCTGAAGATTGGGGTGGGCCAGTTGGTGAAACTGTTAATGCGAACATCTTGAAGCTCAATGCAATGATCCCTTACAGGGACTTTACGTTCGGAAGCGACTTCTCTCTATACTTTGGAGATTATTTCAAGAAGAACGGAGGGTATGAAAGACCGATTTTCGAGATCAGGCCTTATATGTCCTACGTCTTCTAG
- the argS gene encoding arginine--tRNA ligase, with product MFKEKLENSIKKVLEEFDIYDDKIDFKVEIPPEGFGDLSTNAAFILSRILKKSPREIANIICDRLGNEADYSRVEVAGPGFINVDFSITYLSSVLAELIDAPDFWKRKGDTRIQFEFASANPTGPFTVGHGRQAVFGDVLCRVFSCRGYGVHREMYINDAGRQIGLLGRSLWVRYNQYLGVEEELPEDGYQGEYLIDIARGLAGEIGERFKAVWNSEAEAFFKKYALDKMLEDIMGTLKRLRVEFDNVFFESSLIDDGTVDSVIGMLERKELIYESEGARWLKVSNFVEDDDKVLVRSNGSYTYFMTDIAYHYNKHDRGFKKVFDIWGADHMGHIPRMNAAMKALGIEDGFLNVIVHQYVNLKREGEVVKMSTRRGEFTTLDELVEAVGVDSTRYFFAMFDPDTHMLFDIDLARQRSNDNPVFYVQYANARISNVFRTAKEKNVKRSRDSLELLDSQEDRRIIKLLTIFPEILDSVVADYRTNRLTSYLEDLSRAFHGYYNKNIIVDPENPALSGARLALCEAIQNILRSGLELLGVEAPDSM from the coding sequence GTGTTTAAGGAGAAGCTGGAGAACTCAATAAAGAAAGTGCTGGAGGAATTTGACATTTATGATGACAAAATCGATTTTAAGGTTGAGATACCTCCTGAGGGGTTTGGTGATCTTTCTACAAATGCCGCGTTTATTCTTTCGAGGATCCTGAAGAAGAGCCCGAGAGAAATCGCTAATATAATCTGCGACAGACTCGGCAACGAAGCCGACTATAGCAGAGTGGAGGTTGCCGGACCAGGATTCATAAACGTTGATTTCTCCATTACATATCTATCCTCTGTACTGGCGGAGTTGATCGATGCGCCGGATTTCTGGAAGAGAAAGGGCGATACGAGAATTCAGTTTGAATTTGCAAGCGCCAACCCAACGGGTCCCTTTACAGTCGGTCATGGGCGCCAGGCAGTATTTGGAGATGTTCTGTGTCGAGTCTTTTCATGTAGAGGGTACGGCGTTCACAGAGAGATGTACATAAATGACGCGGGAAGGCAGATTGGACTCCTGGGCCGCTCTTTGTGGGTTAGATACAATCAATACCTCGGTGTAGAAGAGGAGCTACCTGAGGATGGCTATCAGGGTGAGTATTTGATCGATATTGCCAGGGGACTTGCCGGTGAGATCGGAGAGCGTTTCAAGGCGGTTTGGAACTCAGAGGCCGAAGCTTTTTTCAAGAAATATGCTCTCGACAAGATGCTGGAAGATATTATGGGAACACTCAAGAGGCTGAGAGTGGAGTTTGATAACGTCTTCTTTGAGAGCTCTCTGATAGACGATGGAACTGTTGACTCCGTAATTGGCATGCTTGAAAGAAAAGAGTTGATATATGAATCGGAAGGGGCGAGGTGGCTTAAAGTCTCAAACTTTGTGGAGGATGATGATAAGGTCCTCGTGAGATCGAACGGAAGCTATACTTACTTCATGACCGACATTGCTTATCATTACAATAAGCACGATAGGGGTTTCAAAAAGGTATTTGATATCTGGGGTGCGGATCACATGGGCCACATTCCTAGGATGAATGCTGCTATGAAGGCCCTGGGAATAGAAGATGGATTTCTGAATGTGATTGTCCATCAGTACGTAAATCTCAAAAGAGAGGGTGAAGTGGTAAAGATGTCGACCAGAAGAGGGGAATTCACAACCTTGGATGAGCTAGTTGAAGCTGTTGGAGTGGATTCGACGAGATACTTCTTCGCGATGTTCGATCCTGACACTCACATGCTTTTTGACATAGATCTGGCAAGGCAGAGATCGAATGACAATCCTGTCTTTTACGTCCAGTATGCCAACGCAAGAATAAGCAATGTATTCAGAACTGCTAAGGAGAAGAACGTGAAAAGATCGAGAGATTCGCTTGAGCTTCTCGATTCTCAGGAAGACAGGAGGATCATCAAGCTGCTGACGATTTTCCCTGAGATTTTGGATTCGGTAGTCGCAGATTACAGAACAAACCGTCTAACGTCTTATCTGGAGGATCTGTCCAGGGCATTTCACGGTTACTACAACAAGAATATCATTGTAGACCCGGAGAACCCGGCACTTTCAGGTGCAAGGTTAGCTTTGTGCGAAGCGATTCAGAACATTTTAAGGAGCGGATTAGAGCTTCTTGGCGTTGAGGCTCCCGATAGTATGTAA
- a CDS encoding MFS transporter encodes MPLFLSGASSSARETATEIFIYSNLGVMALFSQFFQSKGFSSVEIGILMAVTPILSVIANPFWFKRSRRRGGALVMGTLSIVSAITVWGIFLTPTFETSLIAMSLFAFFAVSIVPISESVVVPSLRSKGKRFNMARAFGTVGYSATALISGIALRAGFVMIFIIASVSLLTAAAVSRAYPSKRMLGRSESERNSTPLPVEFYLLVLAGVASITVGAFGSTFLPLLTSDMGYDLSSVGFSFSLMALSEVPFLLFAEKIIDRIGNTRLLLVGIFATGLRWFLTSIAPSFPVFLLFQALHGINYIVVYYSVTNFIHKNFEENKAMRALTIYWMSTMGLSYLLGSVLGGVLIRAFGIRRMYTIVGISGMVMAAFSSLLFAALRKRGRFTNR; translated from the coding sequence GTGCCGCTTTTTCTTTCTGGAGCCTCTTCCAGCGCTCGTGAGACAGCTACAGAAATCTTTATCTACTCAAATCTAGGCGTTATGGCTCTTTTCAGTCAGTTTTTCCAGAGCAAAGGCTTCTCTTCAGTCGAAATCGGAATTCTAATGGCGGTTACTCCTATACTTTCAGTAATTGCCAATCCCTTCTGGTTCAAGAGGTCAAGAAGAAGAGGCGGCGCTTTGGTAATGGGGACGCTTTCGATCGTCTCCGCGATCACGGTATGGGGTATCTTTCTGACTCCAACCTTTGAAACCTCATTGATTGCGATGTCCCTTTTTGCATTCTTTGCGGTCAGCATCGTCCCAATCTCAGAATCCGTAGTAGTACCGTCTTTGAGGAGCAAGGGAAAGCGCTTCAACATGGCAAGGGCATTCGGTACTGTAGGTTATTCGGCAACTGCCCTAATCTCTGGAATCGCATTGAGGGCAGGCTTCGTAATGATCTTCATAATTGCCAGCGTATCGCTGCTGACAGCTGCCGCAGTGAGCAGAGCTTATCCGTCAAAGCGGATGCTTGGAAGGAGTGAAAGCGAAAGGAATTCAACGCCATTGCCAGTCGAATTCTACTTGCTTGTACTGGCAGGAGTTGCATCGATAACAGTCGGTGCGTTTGGATCAACCTTTCTCCCTCTTTTGACCAGTGATATGGGGTACGACCTTTCATCGGTAGGTTTCTCCTTTTCGTTGATGGCACTCTCAGAGGTGCCTTTTCTTCTTTTCGCCGAAAAGATCATAGATAGAATAGGCAATACCAGACTGCTTCTTGTGGGAATCTTTGCTACGGGGCTAAGATGGTTCCTGACTTCAATTGCTCCATCTTTTCCAGTCTTTCTACTATTTCAAGCTTTGCACGGAATCAACTACATTGTGGTCTATTATTCCGTTACAAACTTCATCCACAAAAATTTCGAAGAAAACAAAGCAATGAGGGCGCTCACAATCTACTGGATGTCAACTATGGGACTGAGTTATCTCCTGGGTTCAGTCTTGGGAGGCGTTTTGATACGTGCATTCGGTATTAGGAGAATGTACACCATTGTCGGGATTTCGGGAATGGTAATGGCCGCCTTTTCTTCATTGCTCTTTGCGGCCCTTCGTAAGAGAGGGAGATTTACCAACCGGTAA
- the rlmD gene encoding 23S rRNA (uracil(1939)-C(5))-methyltransferase RlmD yields MEELRIEKLIAGGFSLARTADGKVALLDAGYPGEVVEASKKKGRSDFHTMKVERVLVPSNSRRERLCRNFPVCGGCDWQTLDYSEQLFWKREVISEQFKRVGKIELEDFEIVPSPRETNYRLKMEYVCHGGKDGLSLGLYRRNSNSPVSCQGCVLGLKDFEKARSGFEEILRKTAIVPYNRVTGRGELKHVILRGNGREIMAILVTKGECLPDENRIVLEVRKKLPYVSTLVHLMNANDRVVMRGVSRTLFGEGVIDQELSGRKFEIPPVAFFQNNLEVTESIVSHIFNEMKDTAGDSLLDLYSGIGTFSITVGKKMGRVTAVESNPVSVKALKANSNLNGMFGIEIVSSDVIEFLKSDQRHYSTIILDPPRSGVGSEIGLLDKFGASMVFYVSCDPTTLARDTAKLRESGYKISSVKAFDMFPQTWHVETVVCLVKKR; encoded by the coding sequence ATGGAAGAACTTCGTATTGAGAAGCTAATCGCAGGAGGTTTCTCTCTCGCCAGAACAGCTGACGGGAAAGTAGCTTTGCTCGATGCGGGTTATCCAGGCGAAGTTGTTGAAGCTAGCAAGAAAAAGGGAAGAAGCGACTTCCATACGATGAAGGTTGAGAGAGTGCTTGTCCCTTCAAATAGCCGGAGAGAAAGGCTTTGCAGGAACTTTCCGGTATGCGGCGGATGCGACTGGCAGACACTTGACTATTCAGAACAGCTTTTCTGGAAGAGAGAGGTAATTAGTGAGCAGTTCAAAAGAGTAGGAAAGATTGAACTGGAGGACTTTGAGATTGTTCCTTCACCAAGAGAGACGAATTACAGACTTAAGATGGAGTATGTGTGTCACGGGGGGAAAGATGGGCTTTCTCTCGGTCTTTATAGGAGGAATAGCAACTCTCCCGTTAGTTGCCAGGGTTGTGTGTTGGGCCTGAAAGACTTCGAAAAGGCCAGATCGGGTTTCGAGGAGATACTGAGGAAAACGGCAATCGTTCCATATAACAGGGTTACTGGAAGAGGCGAACTCAAGCATGTAATTCTAAGAGGCAACGGAAGAGAAATCATGGCAATACTTGTTACAAAAGGAGAATGTCTTCCCGATGAAAACCGTATTGTCTTGGAGGTTAGGAAGAAGCTTCCCTATGTCTCGACGCTCGTTCATCTTATGAATGCGAACGACAGGGTAGTTATGAGAGGCGTTTCGAGAACGCTTTTCGGGGAAGGGGTAATCGACCAGGAGCTTTCCGGAAGAAAGTTTGAGATTCCGCCCGTAGCCTTCTTTCAAAACAATCTCGAAGTTACGGAGTCGATTGTCAGTCATATATTTAATGAGATGAAGGATACGGCTGGCGACTCTCTTCTTGATCTTTACAGTGGCATAGGAACATTCTCTATCACCGTTGGGAAGAAGATGGGCCGTGTCACCGCGGTAGAATCGAATCCCGTATCTGTTAAGGCTCTCAAGGCAAATTCGAATCTTAACGGAATGTTTGGGATCGAAATCGTGTCGAGCGATGTTATTGAATTTCTCAAGTCTGATCAGCGTCACTACTCTACGATAATTCTCGATCCGCCCAGATCCGGAGTCGGTTCGGAGATTGGGCTTCTCGATAAGTTTGGCGCTTCCATGGTGTTTTATGTGTCCTGTGACCCTACTACCCTGGCGAGAGATACCGCAAAGCTCAGAGAGTCAGGCTACAAAATCTCTTCGGTAAAGGCTTTCGATATGTTTCCCCAGACATGGCACGTGGAAACAGTTGTGTGTCTTGTCAAAAAGCGATAA